A DNA window from Deinococcus sedimenti contains the following coding sequences:
- the phoU gene encoding phosphate signaling complex protein PhoU, translated as MREALENDLRAVLNGALNMLGTVERMLPVAGDVLLRENVERLAEVKALDREVDAQEAQIEAECLRIIALHQPVARDLRMVALILKSLSDIERMGDYVVHVAEDGAELAQAPALKRYVNLARMLERLGEMSQNLRTAIADRDVARAEATVQMDDEVDDLYEQIQRELVTYMLEDPRNISKALMLMRVGRSLERVGDHMENISERVRYWVTGQREG; from the coding sequence ATGCGTGAAGCCCTCGAAAACGACCTGCGTGCCGTCCTGAACGGCGCACTGAACATGCTCGGCACCGTCGAGCGCATGCTCCCCGTTGCCGGGGACGTCCTGCTGCGCGAGAACGTCGAACGTCTCGCGGAGGTCAAGGCCCTCGACCGCGAGGTGGACGCCCAGGAAGCGCAGATCGAGGCCGAATGCCTGCGCATCATCGCGCTGCACCAGCCGGTCGCGCGGGACCTGCGGATGGTCGCCCTGATCCTCAAGAGCCTCAGCGACATCGAACGCATGGGCGACTACGTCGTGCACGTCGCCGAGGACGGCGCGGAACTCGCGCAGGCCCCCGCACTGAAACGCTACGTGAACCTCGCCCGGATGCTCGAACGGCTGGGCGAGATGAGCCAGAACCTCCGCACCGCCATCGCCGACCGCGACGTCGCCCGCGCCGAGGCGACCGTCCAGATGGACGACGAGGTCGACGACCTGTACGAGCAGATCCAGCGTGAACTCGTGACGTACATGCTCGAAGACCCCCGCAACATCAGCAAGGCGCTGATGCTCATGCGGGTGGGCCGCAGCCTGGAACGCGTCGGGGATCACATGGAGAACATCTCCGAACGCGTCCGCTACTGGGTGACCGGCCAACGCGAAGGCTGA
- a CDS encoding sensor histidine kinase produces MTAPDATGSAVEAPDHWIDSLPQAVLLTREGLVTRVNAAAARLWGVPQERASGRPVLEVVRRHTLETLLERGGELELEVTGRTLRCTATRDGACGALIVEDVTEHRRREAELREATAVLSHEFRTPVAALRGVLEALEYDMPRDLAQNFVRQGLQETERLARLAEDLAVGFRPTRARTLPLAEAFARAERLLTADLNARRASVTFGQDHLVRADPDKLLQVLLNLIENALKYGPPAAQVEVQTHERGTWIEVSVLDRGTPIPDTESLFKAHTRGRAATGQGSGMGLYIVRSIVHGWGGQAWAERRGDANAFCFTLPGVGGIG; encoded by the coding sequence GTGACGGCCCCGGACGCCACCGGCAGCGCCGTGGAAGCGCCTGATCACTGGATCGACTCGCTGCCGCAGGCGGTTCTGCTGACGCGTGAGGGGCTGGTCACGCGCGTGAACGCCGCCGCCGCGCGCCTGTGGGGCGTCCCGCAGGAGCGCGCGTCGGGCCGCCCGGTGCTGGAGGTCGTGCGCCGCCACACCCTGGAGACCCTGCTGGAACGCGGCGGGGAGCTGGAACTGGAAGTCACGGGCCGCACGCTGCGCTGCACCGCCACCCGCGACGGCGCGTGCGGCGCGCTGATCGTCGAGGACGTCACCGAGCACCGCCGCCGCGAGGCGGAACTGCGCGAGGCGACGGCGGTGCTCTCGCACGAGTTCCGCACGCCCGTCGCGGCGCTGCGCGGCGTGCTGGAGGCCCTGGAGTACGACATGCCCCGCGACCTCGCGCAGAACTTCGTGCGGCAGGGCCTCCAGGAAACCGAGCGTCTCGCCCGGCTCGCGGAGGACCTCGCCGTGGGGTTCCGGCCCACCCGCGCCCGCACCCTGCCACTCGCGGAGGCCTTCGCGCGCGCCGAGCGGCTGCTGACCGCCGACCTGAACGCCCGCCGGGCCAGCGTCACGTTCGGGCAGGATCACCTCGTGCGGGCCGACCCGGACAAGCTGCTGCAGGTGCTGCTGAACCTCATCGAGAACGCCCTGAAGTACGGCCCGCCCGCCGCTCAGGTCGAGGTGCAGACCCATGAGCGCGGCACCTGGATCGAGGTGAGCGTCCTCGACCGGGGCACGCCCATTCCCGACACCGAGAGTCTGTTCAAGGCGCACACGCGGGGCCGCGCCGCGACCGGGCAGGGCAGCGGCATGGGCCTGTACATCGTCCGGAGCATCGTGCACGGCTGGGGCGGGCAGGCGTGGGCCGAGCGGCGCGGCGACGCGAACGCCTTCTGCTTCACCCTCCCCGGCGTGGGCGGGATCGGATAA
- a CDS encoding winged helix-turn-helix domain-containing protein — MSHVVVIEDEGTVRDVLRFHLERAGLRVTALESASGALDVLPGADALVLDWMLPGESGLSFLRRLRADAELRRMPVLMLTARAAEAERVEGLESGADDYLTKPFSAAELVARVRALLRRSLPDVPAVMTNGPLSVDVGSAEAKVGGRRMNLTRREFDLLAFMTQHVGRVYSRTELLDRVWGADFLGGERTVDQHVTQLRAHLGDDPGKPGFLETVRGKGYRMRPWTDGA; from the coding sequence ATGAGCCACGTCGTTGTCATCGAAGACGAGGGGACGGTCCGGGACGTCCTGCGCTTTCACCTGGAGCGGGCGGGGCTACGGGTCACCGCGCTGGAGTCCGCCAGCGGGGCGCTGGACGTGCTGCCCGGCGCGGACGCCCTCGTGCTGGACTGGATGCTGCCCGGCGAGAGCGGCCTGAGCTTCCTGCGCCGCCTGCGGGCCGACGCGGAACTGCGCCGCATGCCGGTCCTGATGCTCACCGCCCGCGCCGCCGAGGCCGAACGGGTCGAGGGCCTGGAGTCCGGCGCGGACGACTACCTGACCAAGCCGTTCAGCGCGGCGGAACTCGTGGCGCGGGTGCGGGCGCTGCTGCGCCGCTCGCTGCCGGACGTGCCGGCCGTCATGACGAACGGCCCGCTGAGCGTGGACGTCGGCTCGGCCGAGGCGAAGGTGGGCGGGCGGCGCATGAACCTCACGCGGCGCGAGTTCGACCTGCTGGCCTTCATGACGCAGCACGTCGGGCGCGTGTACTCCCGCACGGAACTGCTCGACCGGGTGTGGGGCGCGGACTTCCTGGGCGGCGAGCGCACCGTGGACCAGCACGTCACGCAGCTGCGCGCCCACCTGGGCGACGACCCCGGTAAGCCGGGCTTCCTGGAGACGGTGCGCGGCAAGGGCTACCGCATGCGCCCCTGGACGGACGGCGCGTGA
- the metK gene encoding methionine adenosyltransferase, giving the protein MRKYYTSESVSEGHPDKLADFISDSILDEFLRQEPGSRVAVETLLTTGMAVVAGEVTAETAHVDVQKTVRDAVKQVGYTRANYGFDAEYSAVLVSLHEQSPEIAGGVNHSEEWRGMTEEQRAQPGNAHSMVGAGDQGLMFGYATDETPELMPLPISLAHKLTRRIAQLRKDGTLPYLRPDAKAQVTVVRDGEPHEATETLVDTVVISTQHSEDVSQEQIRADMIEHVIRAVIPAEYLTEGTKYFINPSGRFVIGGPHGDTGLTGRKIIVDTYGGAVPHGGGAFSGKDPTKVDRSAAYYARFIAKNIVAAGLARRALVEVAYAIGRANPVSLRVDTYGTGTVSDDRLATIVAEHFDARPQAIIAELDLRRPIYAQTAAYGHFGRPEFPWEQTHKAEALKAAAQQD; this is encoded by the coding sequence ATGCGGAAGTACTACACCTCGGAATCGGTGTCCGAAGGGCACCCCGACAAGCTGGCCGACTTCATCTCGGACAGCATTCTCGACGAGTTCCTGCGCCAGGAACCCGGCAGTCGCGTCGCGGTGGAGACGCTGCTCACCACCGGCATGGCCGTCGTGGCGGGCGAGGTCACCGCCGAGACCGCCCACGTGGACGTCCAGAAGACCGTCCGTGACGCCGTCAAGCAGGTCGGCTACACCCGCGCGAACTACGGCTTCGACGCCGAATACAGCGCCGTGCTGGTCAGCCTGCACGAGCAGAGCCCCGAGATCGCGGGCGGCGTGAACCACAGCGAGGAGTGGCGCGGCATGACCGAAGAGCAGCGCGCCCAGCCCGGCAACGCGCACTCGATGGTCGGCGCGGGCGACCAGGGCCTGATGTTCGGCTACGCCACCGACGAGACGCCGGAACTCATGCCGCTGCCCATCAGCCTCGCGCACAAGCTGACGCGGCGCATCGCGCAGCTGCGCAAGGACGGCACGCTGCCCTACCTGCGCCCCGACGCGAAGGCGCAGGTCACGGTCGTCCGCGACGGCGAACCCCACGAGGCCACCGAAACCCTGGTCGACACCGTCGTCATCAGCACCCAGCACAGCGAGGACGTGAGCCAGGAACAGATCCGCGCCGACATGATCGAGCACGTGATCAGGGCCGTGATCCCCGCCGAGTACCTCACCGAAGGCACGAAATACTTCATCAACCCGTCGGGGCGCTTCGTCATCGGCGGCCCCCACGGCGACACCGGCCTGACCGGGCGCAAGATCATCGTGGACACCTACGGCGGCGCCGTGCCCCACGGTGGCGGCGCGTTCAGCGGCAAGGACCCCACCAAGGTGGACCGCAGCGCGGCGTACTACGCCCGCTTCATCGCCAAGAACATCGTCGCCGCTGGCCTCGCCCGGCGCGCGCTGGTCGAGGTCGCGTACGCCATCGGCCGCGCCAACCCCGTCAGCCTGCGCGTCGACACCTACGGCACCGGCACCGTCAGCGACGACCGCCTCGCCACGATCGTCGCCGAGCACTTCGACGCGCGCCCCCAGGCGATCATCGCGGAACTCGACCTGCGCCGCCCGATCTACGCGCAGACCGCCGCGTACGGCCACTTCGGCCGCCCCGAATTCCCCTGGGAACAGACCCACAAGGCCGAGGCCCTGAAAGCCGCCGCGCAGCAGGACTGA
- the coaD gene encoding pantetheine-phosphate adenylyltransferase produces the protein MNAVFPGSFDPITSGHMDVLTRAARIFDHVTVTVMHNARKQGRHLFTLDERLEILREATAHFPNVSVDSFGGLLVDYMARQETGSVIVRGLRAVSDYEYELQIAHLNRQIGDAETVFIMAATRWSFVSSSMVREIASYGGNVSEMVPRASASALRRKHADVYAEREAELQAQTAGS, from the coding sequence ATGAACGCCGTTTTCCCGGGCTCGTTCGACCCGATCACCAGCGGGCACATGGACGTGCTGACGCGCGCCGCGCGAATCTTCGACCACGTGACCGTGACGGTCATGCACAACGCCCGCAAGCAGGGCCGCCACCTCTTCACGCTGGACGAACGCCTGGAGATCCTGCGCGAGGCGACCGCACACTTCCCGAACGTCAGCGTGGACTCCTTCGGGGGGCTGCTGGTGGACTACATGGCCCGGCAGGAGACCGGCAGCGTCATCGTGCGTGGCCTGCGCGCCGTGTCCGACTACGAGTACGAGCTGCAGATCGCGCACCTGAACCGCCAGATCGGGGACGCGGAGACGGTGTTCATCATGGCCGCCACCCGCTGGAGCTTCGTGAGCAGTTCCATGGTGCGCGAGATCGCCAGTTACGGCGGGAACGTCAGCGAGATGGTCCCCCGCGCCAGCGCCAGCGCCCTGCGCCGCAAGCACGCGGACGTGTACGCGGAACGCGAGGCGGAACTGCAGGCGCAGACCGCAGGCAGCTGA
- a CDS encoding RsmD family RNA methyltransferase yields the protein MSLRILGGTAKGRSLQVPDSARPSGARVRKSLFDLLAARAPAGRYPEFIDLHGGSGAIGLEAASRGYRVTLVEKDARAVRALETNARALDLRVRIVKGDAGALLKRLGQFDVVFSDPPYEADIPKLTAQILASGVLAPGGLLVCQHPDRLHLPEHAGFTREEREYGSNTLTLYWHPDAPEPDADGDDDGEIG from the coding sequence ATGAGCCTGCGCATCCTGGGCGGCACCGCGAAGGGCCGCAGCCTGCAGGTGCCCGACAGCGCCCGGCCCAGCGGCGCGCGCGTCCGCAAGAGCCTGTTCGACCTGCTCGCCGCCCGCGCACCCGCCGGACGCTACCCGGAGTTCATCGACCTGCACGGTGGGAGCGGCGCGATCGGGCTGGAGGCCGCCAGTCGCGGGTACCGCGTGACGCTGGTCGAGAAGGACGCGCGCGCCGTGCGGGCACTGGAGACGAACGCCCGCGCGCTGGACCTGCGGGTGCGGATCGTGAAGGGGGACGCCGGGGCACTCCTGAAGCGCCTGGGGCAGTTCGACGTGGTGTTCAGCGACCCGCCGTACGAGGCGGACATCCCGAAACTGACCGCGCAGATTCTCGCCAGCGGCGTCCTCGCACCCGGCGGGCTGCTGGTGTGCCAGCATCCGGACCGGCTGCACCTGCCCGAGCACGCGGGCTTCACGCGGGAGGAACGCGAGTACGGCAGCAACACTTTGACGCTGTACTGGCACCCGGACGCCCCGGAACCGGACGCGGACGGCGACGATGACGGCGAAATCGGGTAA
- a CDS encoding DUF3248 domain-containing protein translates to MTDLPGDPLPDSRALESASPELARALDALGGQLVWRIGKDEASDDVVVRLGFASATPRFAHLPRLRSAGDAELQAALAENRVVIEWVD, encoded by the coding sequence ATGACCGATCTGCCGGGCGACCCGCTGCCGGACTCCAGGGCACTGGAGTCCGCCTCGCCGGAACTGGCGCGCGCGCTGGACGCGCTGGGCGGGCAGCTCGTGTGGCGCATCGGGAAGGACGAGGCCAGCGACGACGTCGTGGTCCGCCTGGGCTTCGCGTCCGCCACGCCGCGCTTCGCGCACCTGCCCCGGCTGCGCAGCGCCGGGGACGCCGAGTTGCAGGCGGCGCTGGCGGAGAACCGCGTGGTGATCGAGTGGGTCGACTGA
- a CDS encoding DUF3809 domain-containing protein, giving the protein MIVEATQDFTLPWTGGDAAALAFVRDPARALARVRFLRDLRADAGGVRGELLVPLPGLGEVDLPFHSVLTPTPDGGTLSPQPISGERAWVEVAGQARLDGGALHFAFQFRAHLATPDAQGWGGAAFEKMIRAAAGRTLERVARELPAGIAQAAQVMET; this is encoded by the coding sequence GTGATCGTCGAGGCGACGCAGGACTTCACGCTGCCCTGGACCGGGGGCGACGCGGCGGCGCTGGCGTTCGTGCGCGACCCGGCCCGCGCGCTGGCCCGCGTGCGCTTCCTGCGCGACCTGCGCGCCGACGCAGGCGGCGTGCGTGGCGAACTGCTCGTGCCGCTGCCCGGTCTGGGCGAGGTGGACCTGCCGTTCCACAGCGTCCTGACCCCCACGCCGGACGGTGGGACGCTCTCCCCGCAGCCCATCAGCGGCGAGCGCGCGTGGGTGGAGGTCGCCGGGCAGGCCCGCCTGGACGGGGGCGCGCTGCACTTCGCGTTCCAGTTCCGCGCGCACCTCGCCACGCCGGACGCGCAGGGCTGGGGCGGCGCGGCCTTCGAGAAGATGATCCGCGCCGCCGCCGGACGCACCCTGGAGCGCGTGGCCCGCGAACTGCCCGCCGGAATCGCCCAGGCCGCGCAAGTGATGGAAACCTGA
- the rsfS gene encoding ribosome silencing factor: MTPDTNTMNQLRAIVDAARERRAEDVTVLDLTDVSSTLEYFVICTASAGLQLNAVQENIREKAQATGLPRPSVEGPSERWLLLAFGGSVVVHIMTKDAREYYDLEGLWSDARVLDFPEPEVKA; this comes from the coding sequence ATGACCCCCGACACCAACACCATGAACCAGCTGCGCGCCATCGTGGACGCCGCCCGCGAACGCCGCGCCGAAGACGTCACCGTGCTCGACCTGACCGACGTCAGCAGCACCCTCGAGTACTTCGTGATCTGCACCGCCAGCGCCGGACTGCAGTTGAACGCCGTGCAGGAGAACATCCGCGAGAAAGCCCAGGCGACCGGCCTGCCCCGCCCCAGCGTCGAAGGCCCCAGCGAACGCTGGCTGCTCCTCGCGTTCGGCGGCAGCGTCGTCGTGCACATCATGACCAAGGACGCCCGCGAGTACTACGACCTCGAAGGCCTCTGGAGCGACGCGCGCGTCCTCGACTTCCCCGAACCCGAAGTCAAAGCCTGA